From Homalodisca vitripennis isolate AUS2020 chromosome 1, UT_GWSS_2.1, whole genome shotgun sequence, the proteins below share one genomic window:
- the LOC124364742 gene encoding uncharacterized protein LOC124364742, whose amino-acid sequence MEAEHTGGILEGSEGVGIDIINAEVVIVQQENVNIMDITVETPQNVEQVELVEEMPGPLAKKRKKNERAWKKTVAKVARHRPKGFPQMPSCKHSAKSKYRCAELSLQDVRKIHQQYYKDADL is encoded by the exons ATGGAGGCTGAACATACAGGAGGTATTTTAGAAGGTAGTGAAGGCGttggtattgatattataaatgctgaagttgtaattgttcaacaagaaaatgtcaatataatggACATAACAGTGGAAACTCCACAAAATGTGGAACAAGTAGAGTTGGTAGAAGAGATGCCTGGCCCTTTggcaaagaaaaggaagaaaaacgaaagagcatggaagaaaactgttgcaaaagttgctag ACACCGCCCGAAGGGATTTCCACAGATGCCTAGTTGTAAACATTCGGCCAAAAGTAAGTACCGCTGCGCAGAACTTTCCCTGCAGGATGTTAGAAAGATACATCAGCAATACTATAAAGACGCTGACCTTTaa
- the LOC124366050 gene encoding uncharacterized protein LOC124366050, which produces MVVVDNFSKYTLLFPLRAATAKSVAKHLEEDVFLIYGVPDFVIFDNGSEFIGPPIRNLMQEYKAKTIFTPRHHPQANPTERINRTIGNMLRSYVKENHRHWDAKISQIGCALRTGVNEATGFSPVFLMFGREIALAGEGSGNLHEEDLPRCADVDLHQQRLRRLREVFIEVKSRMRKAFEKNTEKYNLRRREQQFQEGQRVWKRNFALSDAASFKSAKLFPKFVGPFIIKKKLSSGTYTLQTTEGKDIGNWHTADLKPYLD; this is translated from the coding sequence ATGGTAGTAGTAGATAACTTTAGTAAGTACACTTTATTGTTTCCTTTGAGAGCTGCGACAGCAAAATCTGTCGCTAAACATCTTGAAGAAGATGTATTCCTGATTTATGGCGTTccagattttgtaatttttgataaTGGATCTGAGTTCATAGGCCCGCCTATCCGTAACTTAATGCAGGAATACAAAGCTAAGACAATATTTACACCTAGACATCACCCTCAAGCCAACCCTACAGAAAGGATTAACCGCACTATTGGGAATATGTTGAGGTCTTATGTAAAGGAAAACCATCGACATTGGGATGCCAAGATAAGTCAGATTGGATGTGCTTTAAGAACTGGGGTGAATGAAGCCACAGGATTCTCACCAGTCTTCCTCATGTTTGGTCGTGAGATTGCCTTAGCTGGAGAGGGATCAGGAAATCTTCATGAAGAGGATTTGCCTCGATGTGCTGATGTTGATCTTCACCAACAAAGACTTAGACGTCTAAGGGAAGTTTTCATAGAAGTTAAGAGCCGGATGAGGAAAGCTTTTGAAAAGAACACAGAGAAATACAATCTGCGGAGGAGAGAACAACAGTTTCAGGAGGGACAGCGAGTCTGGAAAAGGAACTTCGCCCTATCTGATGCAGCATCCTTCAAGTCAgccaaattatttccaaaatttgttggcccttttataattaaaaagaagtTATCTTCCGGAACCTACACTCTTCAGACAACAGAAGGAAAGGATATCGGGAACTGGCACACTGCGGACTTGAAGCCATACCTGGACTAG